In one Podarcis muralis chromosome 7, rPodMur119.hap1.1, whole genome shotgun sequence genomic region, the following are encoded:
- the LOC114602923 gene encoding C-signal-like — protein MNNAGVISGNDLEKENAKDMADVYAVNTIGPLQVSQAFLPLLKMAAQRYPQEGLSCCKAAIINTSSAAGSIELMLAWERKMTVAYRCSKAALNMLTKCQSLTYPAYGILCVCIHPGWVKTQGMQEADLTVEESTRGIIQVLSTLSEVDNGTFVDWEGRRVPW, from the exons ATGAACAATGCTGGTGTTATTTCTGGAAACGacctggagaaagaaaatgcaaagGACATGGCAGATGTATATGCCGTCAATACTATTGGGCCACTTCAGGTGAGCCAG GCATTTCTGCCCCTGCTGAAGATGGCAGCTCAGAGATATCCCCAGGAAGGGCTGAGCTGCTGCAAGGCAGCCATTATCAATACATCCAGTGCTGCAGGCTCCATAGAACTTATGCTGGCATGGGAAAGAAAGATGACTGTTGCCTATCGCTGCAGTAAG GCTGCTTTAAACATGCTCACCAAATGCCAGTCACTCACGTATCCAGCTTATGGGATTCTGTGTGTTTGCATCCATCCTGGCTGGGTGAAAACTCAAGGCATGCAA GAGGCGGACCTGACTGTAGAAGAGAGTACACGAGGAATAATTCAAGTTCTCTCCACACTTTCTGAGGTGGATAACGGTACCTTTGTGGACTGGGAAGGACGCAGAGTACCCTGGTGA